In Uranotaenia lowii strain MFRU-FL chromosome 2, ASM2978415v1, whole genome shotgun sequence, one genomic interval encodes:
- the LOC129746440 gene encoding probable serine hydrolase, whose protein sequence is MTNENLAQPDQHPMISYIDLWDRNNNVTEIEIPVAFGKIAGKWFGPKNIRPILCLHGWMDNCGTFDRLIPLLPKEVSFLAIDFPGHGYSSRIPDGMAYHQMDSVLILLHIMNEYRWDKMAMIGHSMGAIIAFMFTSMFPDKVEFLIGIDALKPQSYYPKRFLSWAPVMANKLLEADKRNRERSEPPAYTYEDMLDRLFEGTMESVTRETGPYLLQRNIKPSKKFPGKYYFDRDNRIKYNNIPGWSDKVNYALAKQIKVPQLVIKAIDSPYPGSKEGFDEMVAILKKQNSMFRVKYLKGSHHIHLTDPELVAPVVTDFLRKHWVRQVDEVVSKL, encoded by the exons ATGACTAATGAAAACCTAGCTCAACCAGATCAGCACCCTATGATAAGCTACATCGATTTGTGGGATAGGAACAACAAC GTTACGGAAATAGAGATTCCAGTGGCGTTTGGCAAGATTGCTGGAAAATGGTTCGGACCGAAGAATATTCGACCGATCCTGTGTTTACACGGATGGATGGATAACTGCGGCACTTTTGATCGACTGATTCCATTGCTTCCCAAGGAAGTCAGCTTTTTGGCGATCGATTTCCCGGGACATGGTTACTCGTCACGCATACCAGATGGCATGGCTTATCATCAGATGGATAGTGTATTAATACTGCTGCACATAATGAACGAATATCGGTGGGATAAGATGGCAATGATTGGGCATTCTATGGGAGCAATCATAGCTTTCATGTTCACGTCAATGTTTCCAGATAAGGTGGAGTTTCTGATTGGAATTGATGCCCTTAAACCGCAGTCATATTACCCGAAAAGATTTCTTTCTTGGGCTCCTGTGATGGCCAATAAGTTGCTTGAGGCCGATAAAAGGAATCGTGAAAGATCGGAACCACCAGCCTACACGTATGAGGACATGCTGGATCGTTTGTTTGAAGGAACCATGGAATCTGTAACGAGAGAAACTGGTCCATATTTACTGCAAAGAAATATCAAACCGTCCAAAAAATTTCCCGGCAAATATTATTTTGACCGTGATAACCGAATAAAGTACAACAACATTCCCGGATGGTCGGATAAAGTGAACTACGCCCTGGCAAAGCAAATCAAGGTGCCACAGCTGGTGATCAAGGCCATCGATTCACCCTATCCTGGTTCCAAAGAAGGCTTCGATGAAATGGTCGCCATACTTAAGAAACAAAATTCCATGTTCCGCGTGAAGTATTTGAAAGGTTCCCATCACATTCATTTGACCGATCCGGAATTGGTGGCACCCGTTGTGACAGATTTTCTACGGAAACATTGGGTCAGACAGGTCGATGAGGTTGTTAGCAAATTGTGA
- the LOC129746441 gene encoding probable serine hydrolase, giving the protein MEEQPTSLIKLVEQNDREHGVQEVRIAVPFGEIAGKWWGPKDVRPIICLHGWQDNAGTFDTLIPLLPKHMSFLAIDFPGHGFSSRIPHGMSYQTMGSISLLLGIMEEYGWKKVSLMSHSMGAVLQFVFAAIFPDKVDLMISLDSLKPQIMNAELVVSRLQTNIPQMIIADHRNQEKSEPPSYTYSELIDRLHEGTYKSISRETCPFLLHRNIKPSVKFPEKYYFTRDSRLKYHIGTPFSHEVILDMAKRIKMPFLFLKATQSPYFEDKKYYQEVEDLLRAGNPYFEKHMIAGQHHVHLTDPERVVPILSSFLSKYWREDRDVVCKL; this is encoded by the exons ATGGAGGAACAACCAACATCGTTGATTAAACTAGTGGAGCAAAACGATCGTGAACATGGG GTTCAAGAAGTGCGAATTGCTGTGCCTTTCGGGGAGATCGCCGGAAAATGGTGGGGACCGAAAGACGTCCGTCCGATAATTTGTTTGCATGGTTGGCAGGATAATGCTGGAACATTCGACACACTAATTCCTCTGTTGCCGAAACATATGAGTTTTCTGGCAATCGATTTTCCTGGACACGGATTTTCGTCTAGGATTCCCCACGGTATGAGCTATCAAACCATGGGGTCCATCTCGCTGCTACTGGGCATCATGGAAGAGTACGGCTGGAAAAAGGTATCGTTAATGAGCCACTCGATGGGAGCAGTACTTCagtttgtttttgctgccattTTCCCGGATAAAGTTGATTTAATGATTTCACTCGATTCATTGAAGCCTCAAATCATGAATGCAGAGTTGGTTGTATCACGTCTTCAGACTAACATTCCCCAGATGATAATAGCTGACCACAGGAATCAAGAAAAATCGGAGCCTCCCTCTTACACCTACTCTGAATTGATCGACAGACTTCACGAGGGTACCTACAAATCTATCAGCCGTGAAACTTGTCCATTTTTACTGCATCGAAACATCAAACCTAGTGTCAAGTTtccagaaaaatattatttcactcGGGACAGTCGATTGAAGTACCACATCGGAACACCTTTCTCGCATGAGGTGATCCTCGACATGGCCAAACGAATTAAAATGCCGTTCTTATTCTTGAAGGCTACGCAATCGCCATATTTTGAGGATAAAAAGTATTATCAAGAAGTCGAGGACTTGCTGCGGGCTGGAAACCCATACTTCGAGAAACATATGATCGCAGGACAACACCACGTGCATTTGACTGATCCGGAAAGGGTGGTACCTATCTTGTCCTCGTTTTTGAGCAAGTATTGGCGAGAGGACCGAGATGTGGTTTGCAAGTTATGA